The Halobaculum magnesiiphilum genome contains the following window.
GGCCGGTTACGGCGCCACGCCGACGGTGAGCAGCGTCCCGAGCTCGCGGTAGCGCTCGACCATCGCCTCGCGCGTGTCCCACGAGTCGGTGGGGAACTCCTCGGCCGGCGGGATGTCGGTCTCGCGGTCGGCGACGTTGTCCTGTTCGGCGACGTGGAGGCCGGCCTCCCGGAATGCGTCGCGGTACTGGGCGGCGTCCCAGCGGGTCATGTCGACGGAGATGGTGTCCTGCCAGCCGTGGCTGTGGACGTTCTCCTCGTAGTAGTTGACCGCGCAGTAGAACGTCCCGCCGGGCTTCAGCACGCGCGCGACCTCCCGCAGCGTCTCGTCGGGGTCGTCGCTGTAGTAGAACGCCTCCATCGTGACCGCGTGATCCAGCGAGTCGTCCGCGAAGGGGAGGTGGCCGAAGTCGCCGACGACGAACCCCAGGTCGGCGGCCGGCGCCGCGTCGAGGGCGTACTCGCGGGCGTTGCGGGCCATCTCGGGGGCGCCGTCGAGCCCGTAGCCGCGGGTCATCCCCGTGGACTCGGCGAGCGCGCGCAGCGCGTAGCCGCTGCCGGTGCCCAGATCGAGCACGCGGTCGCCGTCCTCGACGGGCATCCGCGCGAGCACGTGTTTGGCGGTGTGCCAGTGACGCTCCTCCATCCCCCTGTCGCGGCCGTCCGCGGCCCAGGCGTCGAACTCGTCGCGAACGCTCATGCCCGCGGGTTCGCTCCCCGGACCTAATATCCCGCCGGTGTCGCTCGCGGCGGGACCGGGCAAGGCGGTCGAGGCAGGCGGGGCGGGTGGGGCGGGCGGGGTGAGGCTGTCGACGCGGGGTGAGGCTTTAGGGTGGACGCGGGCCAATCGGGGGGTATGCACGTCCGGGACGCGGTGGAGGCGGACGCCGAGGCGCTGGCGGCGATCGCCGACGCTCCGTCGGATGCGATGCGGGGACTCGTCCACGACCGGACGGTTCGCGTCGCCGTCGAGGAGGAGGCTGCGACCGACCCGAACGAGGACGTCGACGCCGACCCGGCCGACCTCCTGGGGTTCGTCAGCTTCGACGTCCGCGCCGACACCGTCCACGTCACGCAGTTCGGGGGGACGCGCGAGGCGGCCGAGCGGCTGCTCGCCGAGCCCCTGCGATTCGCCGCCGGCGAGGGGATGGCCGTCGAACTGCTCGTGGTCGAGGGCGAGGACGACCTCCGCACGGCCGCCGAGCGGGCCGGGTTCGAGGCGGACGGCCCGGGACCCCGCTTCGAGGGGAAGGCGACGACGCGATACCGCGTGGAGGAGGCATAGCGGGGCGACGCGTCGCCGTCCGTGCCTGAGTCGGGCGTCAGCGCGTGCACGTCACCCCGACGGCAAGTGTGACGCCCCATGGCTTCGGGTGGAACCGATGGCCCGGGAGAGACGTGAGTCGGGCGCCGGTGCGCCTCAAACGAACTTCCGGACCATCATGTCCAGCGTGTCCAGATCGAGGATCGGCGCGTGGGCCACGTCGGGGTCGATGTTGACGGACTTCTGGAAGTCGGTCTGGGCCTGCCAGCAGCCGGAGTTGACCGCGAGGACGTTGTGGTACTTGCCCCACCCGAGCTTGTGGACGTGGCCGGTGTGGAACACGTCCGGCACCTCGTCGATGACGAGGTAGTCGCGCTCCTCGGGTGCGACGCGGGTCTTCCCGCCGAACTGCGGGGCGACGTGGCGTTTCTTGAGGAGCTGGTACATCGCCTTGTGCGGCTCGTCGTAGCTGGCTTTCTCCTCGGGCAACTCGGCGATCACCTCGTCGAGGGAGACGCCGTGATACATCAGGACCGAGACGCCCTCCACGTCGACCACCGCGGGGTTGCTCACGATCTGGGGGTCGTGCGCGCTCATGATCCCGCGAAGCTCCTCGTCGAACCCCGGCTGCGGCTCGGCGAGGCGAACCGCGTCGTGGTTCCCGGGGATCATCACGATCTCCATGTCGCCGGGGACCTCCTTCAGGTGCTCCGAGAACGTCTCGTACTGGTCGTAGATGTCGACGATGTCGAGCTCCTCGTCCTGGTTCGGGTAGACGCCGACGCCCTCGACCATGTCGCCGGCGATGAGCAGGTACTCGACGGTCTCGGCCTCCTCGGTGTGGAGCCAGTCGGCGAACCGGCCCCACGCGTCCGCGAGGAACTCCTGGGAGCCGACGTGCACGTCCGAGATGAGCGCCGCCTGCACGTGACGGTCGGCGGTGCTCGGCCGGTACGTCCGGGGAACGTCTGGGAAGTGGATCGCGTCGACGAAGACGATGCCCGCGTCGTCCGCGAGCGTTCCCGAGACCGCGATACACTCGTCCATGAGCAGTTCGTCCACCAGGTCCGCGATGTCGCGGTCCTTCATCACGAGACACGGGAACGTCCCGGTGGTGTCCTCCAACTCGACGAGCCAGTGGCCCGACGCGGTCGATCTGATGTCGTTGACGAGACCGATCAGCTCCACGTCGGCGCCGCCGCCCATCGCCTCGATGGAGTCGGCGGGGCGGTGATTGACGCGGCCCCGAAGCTGTCCCGAGAGCCGCTCGTAGCGGTCGCGGAACACGCCGACGAACTCGTCGTACGCGCCCGTCCCGGTCGACGCCCCGGTCATGTCGTTCGCGACGACGGGCGGGTTCGGGGAGCGAGCGCCGGCTCCGGTCCCCTTCGTTTCGTCTGGATCCGTCTCGGCGTCCTGGTGCGGTTCTCTGGCGGGGGTTCCACTCGAAACGGAGGGGTCTTCTCGTGCGGGGTCGTCCGTCGTCGCCGAGGAGGCAGTGTCGGTCGCAGTTGAGCCGGTGTCGGTCGACGGGGGCGACCGATTCGCGCCGTCGACCTGTTTGGGATCCGGAACCGGCTCGGCTTCGAGCGCCTCCCGGACGTGGTCCGTGGTGAGGACGAGCGCGTCCTCGGGTGCGGCCTCGATGGCCGACTCGAGGGCGAGCTCGGGCGACGACGACTCGGCGATGAGGGTGACGGCCTCCCGCTCGGCGTTGTACCCGCGGCGGGCGAGCGCCTGCACGACTCGGGAGGACGTCTCCAGCGGCACGACCGACGGTCCGCCGGGCGCGGGCAAAAGGATAGCGGAGGGCGACCGCGGCCGACCGTACCGATGCGCTCCGGCGTGCGAGAACCTAACAGAAGCTTCAACACCGGTCGCCGGGTTCGGTTGAGTAATGAGCGACGAGGGGCGGTCGCCCGACGACCCGCTGTCACGGTTCCTCCACGCGGAGACGGGCGCGGCGGTGTTCGTCCGCGAGGTGCTCACGTCGGTGCTCGCAGTCGCGCTGATCGGACTCCTGTTGTTCGCCGTCTCGGGCGTCTGGCCCCCGATGGTCGCCGTCGAGTCCGGGAGCATGGAACCGCACATGGAGCGCGGCGACCTCGTGTTCATCACGGAACCCGACCGGTTCTCTCCCGAGTTCGCACACGGCGACACCGGGATCGTCACCTACGAGACCGGCGCCTCGGAGGGCTACGGTACCTTCGGCGAGCCGGGATCCGTGATCGTGTATCACCCGCCCGGGTCCGGCGGCTCGCCGATCATTCACCGGGCGCGGCTGCACGTCGAGGAGGGGGAAAACTGGGTCGACCGCGCGAACCCCGACTACCTCCCCGCGACCTCGTGTGAGGGAATTTCCGCCTGTCCGGCCCCGTACGACGGGTTCATCACGAAAGGCGACGCCAACGCCGAGTACGACCAGGTGAGCGGCATCGCCCCCGTCGTGAAATCCGAGTGGATCCACGGCGTCGCGCGCGTTCGCGTCCCGTATCTCGGGTACGTTCGGCTCGTCTTCTCCGAGGCGATACTCGTGCAGTCGAACGGGGCGGGAGACGGACTGGTGAGCGCATCCGACTCCGGTGGCGACGCTTCCGAACCCAGTGGCGAGGGTGCCGGCGCGGTCGAGCCGCCGACGGCCGAGTCGAACACGACGCCGACGGCCGAACCGACCATGACCGTGCAGGCGACTCCGGTCACCGGTTCGACCGGGGGGACGCCGACCGCCATGCCCGCATAGGGAGCGGCACCATCGCTCGCCAGCGACGGTCCGTGGATCGAAACCGGATCCTGACCGGGACCAACCCAGGAACCCGGAAGAAGAGTAGTGTTTCGTGTGGAGTCGATACTGGATCCGGAATACCGTACTGGAGACAGATATCGGAGTCGAAATGAAGGGGTGTCAACCGAGGGATCGATTCCAGGTCGGGTCGAGTCGGGTTGGGTCGACCGGCGGGCGTGCGGGGGTGGTGAGCCGGGAACCGCTCAGTTGTCGAATCGGGCCTGAACGAACGGCTGGACGTCCTCGATGTCGCCGAGGCGGGAGTCCGACAGCAGGACCGCCTCGGTCTCGTCGATGGGGACCGACAGGGAGATCTCCTTGGTCCGGCCGTAGCGACCCTTCGAGACGACGACGGCGTTGACGATCCCCAGCATGTCGAGTTCGGAGATGAGGTCGGTGACGCGACGCTGGGTGAGCACGTCGGCGTCGATCTCCTCACAGAGCCGCTTGTAGATGTTGAACACCTCGCCGGTGTTGACATTGTGGACGCCGTTCTGCTCCAGCAGGATGATCGAAAAGAGGACGATCTTGCTTTGGGTCGGGAGCGTCCGAACGACCTCGACGACGCGGTCCAACTCGATCTTGTCCTGCGCCTGCCGGACGTGCGCCTCCTCGACGAGGTCGGCCTGCGAGCGCTCGGCGAGTTCGCCCGCGGTGCGCAGCAGGTCGAGCGCCCGCCGAGCGTCGCCGTGTTCCTGCGCGGCGAAGGCGGCACACAGCGGGATCACGTCCTCGGTGAGCGCGTCGCCCTTGAACGCGATGTCGGAACGGTGCTGGAGAATGTCCCGTAGCTGGTTCGCGTCGTACGGCGGGAAGACGATCTCCTCCTCGCCGAGGCTCGACTTGACGCGGGGGTCGAGGAAGTCGGTGAACTTCAGGTCGTTCGAGATCCCCATGATGGAGATCCGGGAGTTCTCCAGTTCGGAGTTCATCCGCGAGAGGTTGTACAGCGTGTCGTCGCCGGACTTCTCGACGAGTTTGTCGATCTCGTCGAGCATGATGACGACGACGCGCTCGTGATAGTCGACGGCGTCGAAGAACGTCGAGTAGACGCGGTCGGTCGGCCATCCGGTCATCGGCACCTCCTCCATCTCCTCGCGGTCGGACTCGAGGTCGGCGATGCGGTCGTCGACATCGGAGACCGAGGCGAACTCGGTCCCGTCGAGCGCGCTGTCGTCGTCGGTAGCCGCGGAGCGAAGGTCGCGAAGGTCGTCGAGCTGGTCGTCGATGACCGTCTCGTTCTTCTCGATGAACTTGTTCGCGAGCTGCGCGAGCACGCGGTACTGGGTGTCGGTCACCTCGCAGTTGATGTACTCGACCTCGCAGGGAACGTCGTACTTCTGACTGGTCGATTCGAGTTCCTGTGAGACGAACTTCGCCGAGGCCGTCTTTCCCGTCCCCGTTTTCCCGTAGATGAGGATGTTCGACGGCGTCTCCCCGCGCAACGCGGACACGAGGATCGTCGCCATCTTGTTGATCTGGTCCTTCCGGTGAGGGAGCTCGTGGGGCGTGTAGGAGGGGCGAAGCACCTCCTTGTTCTCGAAGATCGGCTCGCCCGAGAGGAGGTCGTCGAACAGCCCGGTGCTGGCTTCGTCGTCCTCGTCCGACAGCACCTCGTCGACGTCGAGATCCACGTCCGTTCGCGACCGCGACCCGGACCCGAAGTTGAACGACGTTCCGTCCGCGCCGACATCCGCGTCGCCGTCGGTGTCCCGGCCGGTGTTGTAGTCGCCGTGGTCGGCGTCATCGCCGTCGTCGTGGTCGGCCGCGTCGCCGTCGGCCGCGTCGCGGGCGTCGTCGGTATGGTCGGTTTCGTCGCTACGGTCGTAGCCGGCGTCGTTGTCCCCGTTGTGGCCTCCCTTCCCGTTCTCGCCATCGTCCGCGACGGACGTTCCGGTCGGCGTGGAATCCGGTTCCACCCCGGATCCTCGTTCTGTCTCGCGGACAGATTCTGATTCGACTTCCGGTTCGGATTCGGATTCGGGTTCGGAACGAGGCTTCGGATCGGAGCCGGCGCTACCGCTCTCCGTGTCGGACGGCCGCCCGTCACTTCGGGTGGAGTCGTCGTTCTCGTCGGAGTGCGTCGTCGCATCCGACCGGTCGTCGGTACCGTCGTCGTTCGGGCTGTGTTCCGGCTCTTCGTCCCGTGTCATCCGTTCGTTGAACCCCTTTGTTTCGACTGGAACATTCATCGGGCACCTGCCGGATCGGGGGCTCTCACCCGGTATTTCGGGGATATTGAGCCCGGACAGGTGACCGACCGCGTCCAGATGATGCAACCGAAGAGGATGGACAGCCTGTTAAAAAACGTTACTGTTTGGTCGAAGCCCCGCCGAACGTGTGAGATCGGAACTCGTCGTTCCTCGTTGTTCCTCGTCGTTCGACGGGAAGGGAGGGTCTCTCGGGCCGGAAGATATCACGGTGGGATCCCCAATTCGGGAACTGATTCGATCTCGGTCGCCCGACGATCGGAACGGGAATCGGTTGCTGAAGTGACGGGTCGTCGGTAATCAGGGTTGTAGCATTGAGTCTATCGTCGGATCCCAGTTCGGCCCGGCCGAACGACTGACACGGGCTCGGGCGACGAGGTGGTCTAGTGACCCATCGTGAGGAGTCACCCGTATCGTGGCCCATGTCACCGAGAACCGCGGTCCGTATCGCCGGGCGACCGGATCCGTAACTGGATTCGACTAGAAACCTTCCCGCATGAGTCGAACGGGTAGCCGTTCCAGGACCCGGAGACGGTCCCCGTTCGACGGCCCCCCACCCCTTCGTTTCTGGTGGAACGACCTACCGGAGGGGTGGGGGAGGGTGTCGCTAGATGCCGGCATCTTTATTACAAATCCCATCTAACAATATCCGCACGACTAGCAGATATATTTTGTTTGGGTCGGTATGGG
Protein-coding sequences here:
- a CDS encoding S26 family signal peptidase, whose product is MSDEGRSPDDPLSRFLHAETGAAVFVREVLTSVLAVALIGLLLFAVSGVWPPMVAVESGSMEPHMERGDLVFITEPDRFSPEFAHGDTGIVTYETGASEGYGTFGEPGSVIVYHPPGSGGSPIIHRARLHVEEGENWVDRANPDYLPATSCEGISACPAPYDGFITKGDANAEYDQVSGIAPVVKSEWIHGVARVRVPYLGYVRLVFSEAILVQSNGAGDGLVSASDSGGDASEPSGEGAGAVEPPTAESNTTPTAEPTMTVQATPVTGSTGGTPTAMPA
- a CDS encoding Cdc6/Cdc18 family protein, whose protein sequence is MEPDSTPTGTSVADDGENGKGGHNGDNDAGYDRSDETDHTDDARDAADGDAADHDDGDDADHGDYNTGRDTDGDADVGADGTSFNFGSGSRSRTDVDLDVDEVLSDEDDEASTGLFDDLLSGEPIFENKEVLRPSYTPHELPHRKDQINKMATILVSALRGETPSNILIYGKTGTGKTASAKFVSQELESTSQKYDVPCEVEYINCEVTDTQYRVLAQLANKFIEKNETVIDDQLDDLRDLRSAATDDDSALDGTEFASVSDVDDRIADLESDREEMEEVPMTGWPTDRVYSTFFDAVDYHERVVVIMLDEIDKLVEKSGDDTLYNLSRMNSELENSRISIMGISNDLKFTDFLDPRVKSSLGEEEIVFPPYDANQLRDILQHRSDIAFKGDALTEDVIPLCAAFAAQEHGDARRALDLLRTAGELAERSQADLVEEAHVRQAQDKIELDRVVEVVRTLPTQSKIVLFSIILLEQNGVHNVNTGEVFNIYKRLCEEIDADVLTQRRVTDLISELDMLGIVNAVVVSKGRYGRTKEISLSVPIDETEAVLLSDSRLGDIEDVQPFVQARFDN
- a CDS encoding DNA-directed DNA polymerase II small subunit, with amino-acid sequence MPLETSSRVVQALARRGYNAEREAVTLIAESSSPELALESAIEAAPEDALVLTTDHVREALEAEPVPDPKQVDGANRSPPSTDTGSTATDTASSATTDDPAREDPSVSSGTPAREPHQDAETDPDETKGTGAGARSPNPPVVANDMTGASTGTGAYDEFVGVFRDRYERLSGQLRGRVNHRPADSIEAMGGGADVELIGLVNDIRSTASGHWLVELEDTTGTFPCLVMKDRDIADLVDELLMDECIAVSGTLADDAGIVFVDAIHFPDVPRTYRPSTADRHVQAALISDVHVGSQEFLADAWGRFADWLHTEEAETVEYLLIAGDMVEGVGVYPNQDEELDIVDIYDQYETFSEHLKEVPGDMEIVMIPGNHDAVRLAEPQPGFDEELRGIMSAHDPQIVSNPAVVDVEGVSVLMYHGVSLDEVIAELPEEKASYDEPHKAMYQLLKKRHVAPQFGGKTRVAPEERDYLVIDEVPDVFHTGHVHKLGWGKYHNVLAVNSGCWQAQTDFQKSVNIDPDVAHAPILDLDTLDMMVRKFV
- a CDS encoding class I SAM-dependent methyltransferase — translated: MSVRDEFDAWAADGRDRGMEERHWHTAKHVLARMPVEDGDRVLDLGTGSGYALRALAESTGMTRGYGLDGAPEMARNAREYALDAAPAADLGFVVGDFGHLPFADDSLDHAVTMEAFYYSDDPDETLREVARVLKPGGTFYCAVNYYEENVHSHGWQDTISVDMTRWDAAQYRDAFREAGLHVAEQDNVADRETDIPPAEEFPTDSWDTREAMVERYRELGTLLTVGVAP